The following coding sequences lie in one Silene latifolia isolate original U9 population chromosome 5, ASM4854445v1, whole genome shotgun sequence genomic window:
- the LOC141657533 gene encoding uncharacterized protein LOC141657533 — protein MSYQLEIQPRELKFIVEANKQSKSSILLVNKTDQHVAFKVKTTSPKKYCVRPNVGVVPPNGTYEFVVIMQAPKEVPLDLTCKDKFLIQNTIVSAETGDDNVTSEMFSRENGKYIEERKLRVILATTPSPRSPEVAPINETEKQADDHVELKTVYNEAHKSVKDSDVAPLPNVKLEPIKNVRIEPIKADDTTAPKDVESDFVKDIEPTSRKIVDINVSEPRVPLGEEEQRLFKEVEDMKFKLQELELKLNKTEATISKMTEEKKSANQEKDSMQQEIVVLRKRKVERRVQDGFPLLFVCMVALISLVAGYGFHP, from the exons ATGAGTTATCAGCTGGAAATTCAACCGCGTGAACTCAAATTTATAG TTGAAGCAAATAAACAGAGTAAATCTTCAATTCTACTCGTAAATAAAACAGATCAACATGTTGCATTCAAG GTCAAGACGACATCACCGAAGAAATACTGTGTGCGGCCGAATGTTGGTGTCGTACCGCCCAATGGAACTTATGAATTTGTCG TCATCATGCAAGCTCCTAAAGAAGTCCCACTGGATTTGACATGCAAAGACAAGTTCTTGATTCAAAACACAATTGTTTCTGCAGAAACAGGGGACGACAACGTAACATCTGAAATG TTTTCACGAGAGAATGGGAAATACATTGAAGAGAGAAAATTAAGAGTGATCCTTGCTACCACACCATCACCACGGTCCCCTGAAGTGGCGCCCATCAACGAAACTGAGAAGCAG GCCGATGACCATGTGGAATTGAAGACAGTGTACAATGAGGCCCATAAATCGGTGAAGGATTCAGATGTTGCACCACTTCCTAATGTCAAACTCGAACCAATTAAGAATGTGAGAATTGAACCAATCAAGGCAGATGATACAACTGCACCGAAAGATGTGGAATCAGATTTTGTCAAGGATATAGAACCCACTAGTAGAAAAATTGTGGACATAAATGTAAGTGAGCCAAGAGTTCCATTGGGTGAAGAGGAGCAAAGACTATTCAAAGAAGTTGAAGATATGAAATTTAAGCTACAAGAACTAGAGTTGAAGCTAAACAAG ACAGAAGCTACAATTTCAAAGATGACAGAAGAGAAGAAGTCAGCCAATCAAGAGAAGGATTCGATGCAACAAGAAATA GTTGTTCTAAGAAAGCGAAAAGTAGAGAGAAGAGTTCAAGACGGGTTTCCGCTTTTGTTTGTCTGCATGGTAGCACTCATTAGTCTTGTGGCTGGATACGGTTTTCATCCCTGA